In a single window of the Candidatus Lernaella stagnicola genome:
- a CDS encoding AgmX/PglI C-terminal domain-containing protein, with amino-acid sequence MRYLVLFCLAIAALTPLLADAAEPEQIDIESISGRRYKLALHRSMETITKCYDDALKKNASLAGRLVVRVDIDAGGKTAGVQARDDTLGNAGVTKCIVEALHEKTWPSADAPRYFETVFKFAATPTK; translated from the coding sequence ATGCGGTATTTGGTCCTATTTTGTCTTGCCATTGCGGCGTTAACCCCGCTTCTAGCTGACGCAGCGGAACCCGAACAGATCGACATCGAAAGCATCAGCGGGCGGCGCTACAAGCTCGCGCTCCATCGTTCGATGGAGACGATCACCAAGTGCTACGACGATGCGCTGAAAAAGAACGCATCGCTGGCCGGCAGGCTGGTAGTACGGGTGGATATCGACGCGGGCGGCAAGACGGCGGGCGTGCAAGCGCGGGACGACACTCTGGGCAACGCCGGCGTCACGAAATGTATCGTGGAAGCGTTGCACGAGAAGACATGGCCATCGGCCGACGCGCCCCGCTACTTCGAAACCGTGTTCAAGTTCGCCGCCACCCCAACCAAATAA
- the glmS gene encoding glutamine--fructose-6-phosphate transaminase (isomerizing), whose translation MSLLEAVRASITRLEGAYAFVAQSVEEPGTLVCARKGSPLVVGHGEGESFVASDLQAVIGRTRQVDFLNDDEVAFIRPGEIRVLDADGQTVERAPQTVTWNRIDIQKGGHKHFMHKEIFEQPRAVIDSIQDTYDPGQASFFYIDEALTLEQLAGFKRCYLVACGTAYHACMIGKTYIENLARVPAEFTYASEFRYCDPIVDEETLMVVVSQSGETADTLAAMREGRRRGATALAIVNVPGSTIAREADSVLFTHAGPEIGVASTKAFTTQLVVLYQLAVQMGRATGHLGAADTLLRLHSLLRVPNQMEEIFACEEKIKLIAREFHRMRCFLFLGRGPNFPIALEGALKLKEISYLHAEGYAAGEMKHGPIALVDDNMLVLGLVPQGEMAAKMISNLQEVRARDGKVVAIVERGVTVPEDIADDVIEVPEADSLILPMLMVLPLQLLAYHVADHLGTDIDQPRNLAKSVTVE comes from the coding sequence ATGAGCCTTCTCGAAGCCGTGCGGGCTTCGATTACGAGGCTCGAAGGCGCCTACGCTTTTGTCGCGCAGAGTGTGGAAGAGCCCGGCACGCTCGTGTGCGCGCGCAAAGGTAGCCCGCTCGTGGTCGGGCACGGCGAAGGCGAGTCCTTCGTGGCTAGCGATCTGCAGGCGGTGATCGGCCGCACGCGACAGGTCGATTTCCTCAACGACGACGAGGTCGCCTTCATCCGCCCGGGCGAAATTCGAGTTCTAGACGCCGACGGCCAAACCGTTGAGCGCGCTCCCCAAACGGTGACGTGGAACCGCATCGACATCCAAAAGGGCGGTCACAAACACTTCATGCACAAGGAAATCTTCGAGCAGCCCCGCGCCGTTATCGACTCCATCCAGGATACTTACGACCCCGGCCAGGCCTCGTTTTTCTATATCGACGAGGCCTTGACCCTGGAGCAGCTTGCCGGATTCAAACGCTGCTATCTGGTGGCCTGCGGCACCGCCTACCACGCTTGCATGATCGGCAAAACCTACATCGAAAACCTGGCGCGGGTGCCGGCCGAATTTACGTACGCCTCCGAATTCCGCTATTGCGACCCCATCGTCGATGAAGAAACACTGATGGTCGTCGTCAGCCAATCCGGCGAAACCGCCGACACCCTGGCGGCGATGCGCGAAGGTCGCCGACGCGGCGCCACGGCCCTGGCGATCGTCAACGTGCCCGGCTCGACAATCGCCCGCGAGGCCGACAGCGTGTTGTTCACCCACGCCGGTCCGGAAATCGGCGTGGCGTCCACGAAGGCCTTCACCACGCAATTGGTGGTGCTGTACCAGCTCGCGGTACAGATGGGACGCGCCACCGGCCACCTCGGCGCAGCCGACACGCTTTTGCGGCTCCACTCGTTGCTGCGGGTTCCCAACCAAATGGAAGAAATTTTCGCCTGCGAAGAGAAAATCAAGCTCATCGCCCGCGAGTTCCACCGCATGAGGTGCTTCCTTTTTCTCGGTCGCGGCCCCAATTTCCCCATCGCCTTGGAAGGGGCGCTCAAGCTAAAAGAGATCAGCTATCTGCACGCCGAAGGGTATGCCGCGGGCGAGATGAAACACGGCCCCATCGCCCTGGTCGACGACAACATGCTCGTACTCGGGTTGGTGCCCCAGGGCGAAATGGCCGCCAAGATGATTTCCAACCTGCAGGAAGTGCGCGCCCGGGACGGCAAGGTTGTGGCGATCGTGGAGCGCGGAGTGACCGTGCCGGAAGATATCGCCGACGACGTCATCGAGGTGCCCGAAGCCGATTCACTCATTTTGCCGATGCTGATGGTGTTGCCGCTGCAACTGCTGGCCTACCACGTTGCCGACCACCTGGGCACGGATATCGACCAACCGCGTAACCTGGCCAAATCGGTGACCGTCGAATAA
- a CDS encoding sugar phosphate nucleotidyltransferase, producing MSSLAVIILAAGKGTRMKSAKTKVLHEICGRPMVLFPIDLATRLRANKTVVVVGHQAEQVKQAIRTLRPRVRVDFALQSEQNGTGHAVLQAKKALRGFRGEVLILSGDVPLLQLDTLRALQRQHLSKKADLTVMTTFMDDPTGYGRCVVGEGGRLERIVEHKDATAAERRIEEINAGIYCIDSQLLWRSLAKIGTDNAQGEMYLTDIVHVAGAAKKSVYTFAAEDAEEVSGVNSRADLARIAELVRGFINDEHMRAGVTMLDPYNAYIDFGVKIGPDTVLEPGVMLTGKTRVGAGCRIGLGARLHDAIVADDAEVPAHADLKKSRK from the coding sequence GTGAGTTCTCTCGCGGTGATCATCCTTGCCGCCGGCAAGGGAACGCGGATGAAATCGGCGAAAACCAAGGTGCTGCACGAAATCTGCGGCCGGCCGATGGTGCTCTTCCCCATCGATCTGGCCACGCGTTTGCGGGCGAACAAGACGGTCGTCGTGGTGGGGCACCAAGCGGAGCAGGTCAAGCAGGCCATTCGCACTCTCCGCCCCCGTGTGAGGGTCGATTTCGCGCTGCAGAGCGAACAGAACGGCACGGGCCACGCTGTGTTGCAGGCCAAAAAGGCGCTGCGCGGTTTCCGCGGCGAGGTGTTGATCCTCTCCGGCGACGTACCCCTCCTGCAACTCGATACTCTTCGCGCCTTGCAGCGGCAACACCTGAGCAAGAAAGCCGACCTCACCGTGATGACAACCTTCATGGACGACCCGACCGGTTACGGGCGTTGCGTGGTGGGCGAGGGCGGTCGCTTGGAACGCATCGTCGAGCATAAGGACGCCACGGCCGCCGAGCGGCGCATCGAAGAAATCAACGCGGGAATTTACTGCATCGATTCTCAGTTGCTCTGGCGTTCGCTGGCGAAGATCGGCACCGATAACGCCCAGGGTGAAATGTACCTTACCGATATCGTGCACGTGGCGGGCGCGGCCAAGAAAAGCGTCTATACGTTCGCCGCCGAGGATGCCGAAGAAGTGTCGGGCGTCAACAGCCGCGCGGATTTGGCGCGGATCGCCGAGCTCGTGCGCGGGTTCATCAACGACGAGCACATGCGGGCGGGCGTGACGATGCTCGATCCTTACAACGCGTACATCGACTTCGGCGTCAAGATCGGGCCGGATACCGTGCTCGAACCGGGCGTGATGCTGACCGGGAAAACGCGCGTCGGTGCGGGCTGCCGCATCGGTCTAGGTGCTCGTTTGCACGACGCAATCGTCGCCGACGACGCGGAAGTTCCCGCTCACGCGGATTTGAAAAAAAGCCGAAAATAA
- a CDS encoding acyl-CoA carboxylase subunit beta, translating into MSEKDALQRLQETNRQALLGGGQERIDKHHAGGKMIARERLETLFDPGSFREIDRFVVHRCHDFGMEGKQILGDSVVIGYGTVEGRTAFAYAQDFTTFGGSLSGVAAQKICKAMDLAMTNGAPLIGLNDSGGARVQEGVVSLGGYGDIFLRNTLASGVIPQISVIMGPCAGGAVYSPGITDFVFMVEKTSHMFITGPNVIKTVTGEDVTFDTLGGAGPHTSTSGVAHFAYPDETTTLQAVRRLLSYFPSNNTDDPPIYDVNDPVDREDPELDTLVPENPNQPYDVRDVIHRVVDVQSFMEVHANFAPNIVVGYATFGGRPVGIVANQAAAKAGTLDIDASVKGARFVRCCDAFNIPIVTFCDVPGFLPGTDQEYGGIIRHGAKLIYAYSEATVPKITVVLRKAYGGAYVVMGSKHLRTDINYSYPGGEIAVMGPDGAVNIVFKKQIKTAEDPKAERGKLVGEYREKFASPYIAAGRGYIDEVIVPRQTRRKIYEALMLLRNKQDDLPPKKHGNIPL; encoded by the coding sequence ATGAGCGAAAAAGACGCGCTGCAAAGACTGCAAGAGACGAATCGGCAAGCGCTGCTCGGCGGCGGGCAGGAACGCATCGACAAGCACCACGCCGGCGGCAAAATGATCGCTCGCGAGCGCCTCGAAACCCTGTTTGATCCCGGTAGCTTCCGCGAGATCGACCGCTTTGTCGTCCATCGGTGCCATGACTTCGGGATGGAAGGAAAGCAGATACTCGGCGACTCGGTCGTGATCGGTTACGGCACGGTCGAGGGACGCACCGCGTTTGCCTACGCCCAGGACTTCACGACCTTCGGCGGCAGCTTATCGGGCGTGGCGGCACAGAAAATCTGCAAGGCGATGGATCTGGCCATGACCAACGGCGCGCCCCTGATCGGCCTGAACGATTCGGGCGGCGCGCGCGTGCAAGAGGGCGTGGTCAGCCTTGGGGGTTACGGCGATATCTTCCTGCGCAACACGTTGGCCTCGGGCGTGATCCCGCAGATCAGCGTCATCATGGGGCCGTGCGCGGGCGGCGCGGTTTACAGCCCGGGCATCACCGACTTCGTGTTCATGGTGGAAAAAACGAGCCACATGTTCATCACCGGCCCCAACGTCATTAAAACCGTCACCGGCGAAGATGTCACCTTCGACACGCTGGGCGGCGCGGGGCCGCACACGTCCACCAGCGGCGTGGCCCACTTTGCCTACCCGGATGAGACGACGACGCTGCAGGCGGTCCGCCGCTTGCTTTCGTATTTCCCGAGCAACAACACCGACGATCCACCGATCTACGATGTGAACGACCCCGTCGACCGCGAAGACCCCGAACTCGACACCCTCGTGCCTGAGAACCCGAACCAGCCGTACGACGTGCGCGACGTCATTCACCGCGTGGTCGACGTGCAATCCTTCATGGAAGTGCACGCGAATTTCGCGCCGAATATCGTGGTGGGCTACGCGACCTTCGGCGGTCGGCCGGTGGGCATTGTGGCTAACCAGGCCGCGGCGAAGGCCGGGACGCTGGACATCGACGCCAGCGTGAAGGGCGCGCGTTTTGTGCGTTGCTGCGACGCCTTCAATATCCCGATCGTCACCTTCTGCGACGTGCCCGGTTTCCTGCCCGGCACCGATCAGGAATACGGCGGTATCATCCGCCACGGCGCGAAGCTCATCTACGCGTACTCCGAGGCGACCGTGCCGAAAATCACCGTCGTTTTACGCAAAGCCTACGGCGGCGCGTACGTCGTGATGGGCTCCAAGCACCTGCGCACCGACATCAACTATTCCTATCCGGGCGGCGAGATCGCGGTGATGGGCCCCGACGGCGCAGTGAACATCGTGTTCAAAAAGCAGATCAAAACCGCCGAAGACCCCAAAGCTGAGCGTGGCAAATTGGTGGGCGAGTACCGCGAAAAATTCGCCAGCCCTTACATCGCGGCGGGCCGCGGCTACATCGACGAAGTTATCGTGCCGCGCCAGACGCGCCGCAAAATCTACGAAGCGTTGATGCTGCTGCGCAACAAGCAAGACGACCTGCCGCCCAAGAAGCACGGCAATATTCCGCTGTAG
- a CDS encoding pyridoxal phosphate-dependent aminotransferase, whose translation MSNTTMISKRVERIPKSAIHEMTRLSKEIEDVAFLSWAKPTSKAPLHIRDAATKAIREGLTDGYSESSGLLSLRIEIVKKLKRDNQIDADPSQIIVTVGAIEGLAAAVMAIVDPGDEVILPSPTYATHVNQVVLASGKPVFVPLIEDDGFTIDVNALEKAITSRTKAILYCTPNNPTGTVFHERQLRQVAELALKHNLMVITDEAYEYFTFNGHKHFSIASIPEMKKNAISCYTFTKTYAMTGWRVGYLHADKDIIPQIAKAHIPLAICAPVASQYAALAALKGPQDCIEEFRRKYESARDLMCSRLDNLSHVFEYQKPSGSYLMFPKILLAEGADSGIFCRKLLREAKVSTTPGIDFGPTGEGHLRLSFCVPEEMINTAFDRMEAFFS comes from the coding sequence ATGAGCAATACAACAATGATTTCTAAAAGAGTGGAGCGAATACCAAAATCAGCCATCCATGAGATGACGCGTTTATCAAAGGAGATAGAGGATGTCGCGTTTTTGTCATGGGCCAAGCCGACATCAAAGGCGCCGCTGCATATCAGGGATGCGGCGACCAAGGCGATTAGAGAGGGGCTGACGGACGGCTACTCCGAAAGTTCAGGACTATTGTCGTTGCGAATCGAAATCGTAAAAAAGCTTAAAAGGGATAACCAGATTGATGCCGACCCTTCCCAAATCATCGTCACCGTGGGCGCCATCGAAGGTCTGGCGGCCGCGGTAATGGCCATTGTAGACCCGGGAGATGAAGTTATCCTTCCCTCGCCCACATATGCCACCCACGTCAATCAGGTTGTTCTCGCCTCGGGAAAGCCGGTTTTTGTTCCGCTCATCGAGGATGACGGCTTTACTATCGATGTCAATGCTTTGGAAAAAGCCATAACATCCAGGACCAAGGCGATTCTATACTGCACCCCAAACAACCCGACCGGTACCGTTTTCCACGAAAGGCAGCTTCGCCAAGTTGCTGAACTCGCATTGAAGCACAACTTGATGGTGATCACCGACGAAGCTTATGAGTACTTTACTTTCAACGGTCACAAACATTTTTCAATTGCGTCGATTCCGGAAATGAAAAAGAACGCCATCAGTTGCTACACTTTTACCAAGACCTATGCCATGACCGGATGGAGAGTCGGCTACTTGCATGCCGATAAGGATATTATCCCTCAGATCGCCAAAGCCCATATTCCCTTAGCAATTTGCGCGCCGGTGGCCTCCCAATACGCCGCGCTTGCCGCTTTAAAAGGACCGCAGGACTGTATCGAAGAGTTCCGGAGAAAGTACGAGTCGGCCAGGGATTTGATGTGTTCGCGTCTCGATAATCTTAGTCATGTATTTGAATACCAAAAGCCTAGCGGTTCTTATCTCATGTTTCCCAAAATACTATTGGCGGAAGGAGCCGACTCGGGAATCTTTTGCAGGAAACTCCTGAGGGAAGCAAAGGTATCGACAACGCCCGGGATCGATTTCGGACCGACAGGCGAAGGGCATCTGCGGCTGTCGTTTTGTGTGCCCGAAGAGATGATAAACACGGCCTTCGATCGAATGGAGGCCTTCTTCAGCTAA
- a CDS encoding cytochrome c3 family protein, with the protein MKKTLAILMALAFVMAIAGAVLAVDDVIKLAKDYKGGLDFTHKKHNDYAGGNCKTCHHTGENTACHTCHDATGSKAGGINTKTAFHKQCKDCHKKMGKGPTGCKDCHSG; encoded by the coding sequence ATGAAGAAGACTCTCGCAATCCTGATGGCCCTTGCTTTTGTGATGGCGATCGCGGGCGCCGTCTTGGCGGTCGATGATGTGATCAAGCTCGCCAAAGACTACAAGGGTGGTTTGGATTTCACGCACAAGAAACACAACGACTACGCGGGTGGGAATTGCAAGACATGTCACCATACGGGTGAAAACACCGCATGCCACACTTGTCACGATGCCACGGGCAGCAAGGCCGGCGGTATCAACACAAAGACGGCCTTCCACAAGCAGTGCAAAGACTGCCACAAGAAAATGGGGAAAGGCCCGACCGGCTGCAAAGATTGTCACTCCGGCTGA
- a CDS encoding cytochrome c3 family protein — MPIQNARTRRLIFALTVLLCLAVTWALADEPASTPKPTTQDCMGCHDGMAAEAGPEEKAEMLEPNPPEWKVEGPKAGAKRAGVSLTIDLKKMKDAVHGTDCLGCHADITKLNHNAKLQPVKCGNCHDDYVEAYFSSAHWRAAKEGNVNSPVCADCHGAHYMVSPSEEGSSVYRENVAKTCGQCHATDKLPGHQRAGALEEWNGSIHAQRKDGKRVNATCNDCHSSHEVGPFRGSVAKANISRTCGKCHEKSRKDFEAGAHGAALAAGNLSSPTCTDCHGAHLVKAVSDPDSQVYGYKAVRGVCGQCHQAERINSRFALNTNVNKTYEDSFHGLALKKGDLRSADCASCHESHLILSSSDPKSSIHPDNLQTTCGKCHPSIGKGAAVGKMHSVLDRNADTIGEKVQWWVRYAYLFLIPGTLGFMFFHNLIDWLKKVRKHLSRMRAMGVHQRLTPNERYQHIVLMISFSLLAISGFALTFGWKIPGLSGETNETLRAYVHRIAALGMVGWALFHFYWVLATKRGRGYVLGMIPKLKDAYDMVYTMAYNVGLWKKKPKFERFSYIEKMEYLAMIWGTAVMVITGFMLWFEEPMLRFLPLWALDVAHLVHYMEAILATLAIIIWHFYSVLLNPDVAPMATHWLTGTLTEEEMEHEHAAEWERIKREKRLAAQKESGQGEEDVQ; from the coding sequence ATGCCAATCCAAAACGCGAGGACGCGACGCCTTATCTTCGCCCTGACGGTTCTTCTGTGCCTGGCCGTAACCTGGGCCCTGGCCGACGAACCGGCGTCGACGCCCAAGCCGACAACGCAGGACTGCATGGGATGCCACGACGGCATGGCGGCCGAGGCGGGGCCGGAAGAAAAGGCGGAGATGCTCGAGCCGAATCCGCCTGAGTGGAAAGTCGAAGGCCCCAAGGCCGGGGCCAAGCGCGCGGGCGTCTCGCTGACCATCGATTTGAAAAAGATGAAAGACGCCGTGCACGGCACCGACTGCCTGGGCTGTCACGCCGACATCACCAAACTCAATCACAACGCCAAACTCCAACCGGTCAAATGCGGCAACTGTCACGACGACTACGTCGAGGCGTATTTCAGCTCCGCCCATTGGCGCGCGGCGAAGGAAGGGAACGTCAATTCTCCCGTTTGCGCCGACTGCCACGGCGCCCATTACATGGTGTCGCCCAGCGAAGAGGGCAGTAGCGTCTACCGGGAAAACGTCGCCAAAACCTGCGGCCAGTGCCACGCGACCGACAAACTGCCGGGGCATCAAAGGGCAGGGGCGCTCGAGGAATGGAACGGCAGCATTCACGCTCAGCGCAAAGACGGCAAGCGCGTCAACGCGACGTGCAACGACTGCCACAGCAGCCACGAGGTCGGCCCCTTCCGAGGTTCGGTGGCCAAAGCGAATATTTCGCGCACCTGCGGTAAGTGCCACGAGAAATCGCGGAAAGACTTCGAAGCCGGGGCGCACGGCGCGGCGCTGGCGGCGGGCAACTTATCGAGCCCGACGTGCACCGATTGTCACGGGGCGCATTTGGTCAAGGCCGTTTCGGATCCTGACTCGCAGGTCTACGGATACAAAGCGGTGCGCGGCGTCTGCGGCCAGTGCCATCAAGCCGAGCGGATCAACAGCCGCTTCGCGCTCAACACGAATGTCAACAAAACTTACGAAGACAGCTTCCACGGGCTGGCGCTGAAGAAAGGCGACCTGCGTTCGGCCGATTGCGCCAGTTGCCACGAGTCGCACTTGATTCTAAGTTCGAGCGATCCGAAAAGCAGCATTCACCCCGACAACCTGCAAACCACGTGCGGCAAGTGTCACCCGAGCATCGGCAAGGGCGCAGCGGTGGGCAAAATGCACTCGGTGCTCGACCGCAACGCGGATACGATCGGCGAAAAAGTGCAGTGGTGGGTGCGTTACGCATACTTGTTTTTGATTCCAGGCACCCTGGGCTTCATGTTCTTCCACAACCTGATCGACTGGCTCAAGAAGGTCCGCAAGCATTTGAGCCGCATGCGCGCGATGGGTGTGCACCAGCGCCTGACGCCGAATGAACGTTACCAGCACATCGTGCTGATGATCAGCTTCTCGCTGCTGGCGATCTCGGGCTTTGCGCTTACCTTCGGCTGGAAAATACCCGGTCTTTCCGGGGAAACGAACGAAACCTTACGCGCCTACGTGCACCGTATCGCTGCGCTGGGGATGGTCGGTTGGGCGTTGTTCCACTTCTATTGGGTGCTGGCGACCAAACGGGGCCGCGGCTACGTGCTGGGCATGATTCCCAAGCTCAAAGACGCCTACGACATGGTCTATACGATGGCCTACAACGTCGGGCTGTGGAAGAAAAAACCGAAATTCGAGCGGTTCAGCTACATCGAAAAAATGGAATACCTCGCCATGATCTGGGGCACGGCGGTGATGGTTATCACCGGCTTCATGTTGTGGTTCGAAGAGCCGATGCTTCGGTTCTTGCCGCTGTGGGCGCTCGATGTGGCGCACCTGGTGCATTACATGGAAGCGATCCTGGCGACGCTGGCGATTATCATTTGGCACTTCTACTCAGTGTTGCTCAATCCGGATGTCGCGCCGATGGCCACGCACTGGCTTACCGGCACGTTAACCGAGGAAGAAATGGAGCACGAGCACGCCGCCGAATGGGAGCGTATCAAGCGCGAAAAGCGCCTGGCGGCCCAAAAAGAGTCTGGCCAAGGCGAGGAAGATGTGCAATAA
- a CDS encoding pyridoxal phosphate-dependent aminotransferase: MTYAKRVGQLNPSITLAVSAKAKALKAAGEDVVAFGAGEPDFDTPEHIKEAAIQALRDGMTRYLPAAGWPPLREAVAERYTRLYGLPMTGKNTVITVGGKHALYNIFQLLLDPGDEAIIPAPYWVSYPEMVRLAEGEPVIIPTTEKSGFRITPDQLRDAINYRTRVVVLNSPSNPTGAAYTKKQLAALAQIAVDKKLWIISDEIYEELTYGRFRFTSVPTISPEIAAHTLVVSGAAKTYAMTGWRIGWAIGPEGVIEMLGRLQSQQTSNATSFAQAGARAALIGPQDCVKTMKAAFTQRRQYILDRLCEIPHVPCPEPEGAFYVFPNFSHYYGKKAGKKVIDGSLALCDYLLDAVKVAAVPGIGFGADENIRLSYATSLDQIQEGLDRIQEAVRALK; encoded by the coding sequence ATGACGTATGCCAAACGCGTGGGACAACTGAACCCGTCGATCACCCTGGCGGTTTCCGCCAAAGCCAAAGCGCTCAAAGCCGCCGGCGAAGACGTTGTGGCATTCGGCGCCGGCGAACCCGATTTCGATACGCCGGAGCACATCAAGGAAGCCGCCATCCAAGCCTTGCGTGACGGGATGACGCGCTACCTGCCTGCCGCCGGATGGCCGCCGCTGCGCGAAGCGGTCGCCGAGCGCTACACCCGCCTGTACGGCCTGCCGATGACCGGCAAAAACACGGTGATCACCGTGGGCGGCAAGCACGCGCTGTACAACATCTTTCAACTGCTGCTCGACCCGGGCGACGAGGCCATCATTCCGGCGCCCTATTGGGTGAGTTATCCGGAAATGGTGCGCCTGGCCGAAGGCGAGCCGGTGATCATCCCGACGACCGAGAAATCCGGTTTCCGTATCACGCCGGACCAGTTGCGCGACGCGATCAACTACCGCACGAGGGTCGTGGTGCTCAACAGCCCCTCGAATCCGACCGGTGCGGCCTACACGAAAAAGCAGTTGGCGGCGCTGGCGCAAATTGCGGTGGACAAGAAACTCTGGATCATTTCCGATGAAATTTACGAGGAACTGACCTACGGCCGCTTCCGTTTCACCAGCGTGCCTACGATCAGCCCGGAAATCGCGGCGCATACGCTGGTTGTGTCCGGCGCGGCGAAAACCTACGCCATGACCGGCTGGCGCATCGGCTGGGCGATCGGCCCGGAAGGTGTGATCGAAATGCTCGGCCGGCTGCAAAGCCAGCAAACCTCCAACGCCACCAGCTTCGCCCAGGCCGGGGCGCGTGCGGCGCTCATCGGACCGCAGGATTGCGTCAAGACAATGAAGGCCGCGTTCACTCAGCGGCGCCAGTACATTCTCGATCGCTTGTGCGAGATTCCCCACGTGCCGTGCCCGGAGCCCGAGGGCGCGTTTTACGTCTTTCCCAACTTCTCGCACTACTACGGTAAGAAGGCGGGCAAGAAGGTGATCGACGGCTCGCTGGCGCTGTGCGACTACCTGCTCGATGCGGTGAAGGTGGCGGCAGTGCCCGGCATCGGCTTTGGCGCCGACGAGAACATCCGCCTCAGCTACGCCACGAGCCTCGACCAGATCCAGGAAGGCCTCGACCGCATTCAGGAAGCCGTGCGGGCGCTGAAGTAG
- the coaD gene encoding pantetheine-phosphate adenylyltransferase, translating to MSGGKLAVYAGSFDPITNGHVDLIRRARCAFENLIIGVAVNPRKKYLFTPEERIGMIRETLADTRIRVEAFSDLLIHYLMKINANVIIRGLRAVTDFDYEFQMALTNHKLAPNIETFFLMASEPHVYLSSSMVKEIVYFNGDVSSMVPPNVLEVLRSKVDQVKKEHIG from the coding sequence ATGAGCGGTGGGAAACTAGCGGTATACGCCGGGAGCTTTGATCCGATTACAAACGGGCATGTGGATTTGATCAGACGGGCGCGTTGCGCCTTTGAGAATTTGATCATCGGCGTGGCCGTCAATCCACGAAAAAAGTACTTGTTTACGCCCGAAGAACGAATCGGGATGATTCGCGAAACCTTGGCCGACACGCGAATTCGCGTCGAAGCTTTTTCGGATCTGTTGATACATTACCTGATGAAAATAAACGCGAACGTGATCATCCGCGGCCTGCGGGCCGTGACCGATTTCGATTACGAATTCCAAATGGCGCTGACCAATCACAAGCTCGCGCCGAATATCGAAACCTTCTTCTTGATGGCCAGCGAACCGCACGTCTATTTATCCTCGAGCATGGTCAAGGAGATCGTGTATTTCAACGGCGACGTTTCCAGCATGGTGCCGCCGAACGTGCTCGAGGTGTTGCGAAGCAAGGTCGATCAAGTCAAAAAAGAACACATCGGATAG
- the rsmD gene encoding 16S rRNA (guanine(966)-N(2))-methyltransferase RsmD, translating to MRITGGELRGRRLHTPASKYLRPALERVREAIFNILGPRLDGARVLDSFAGTGLLGLECLSRGSAFVTFVELHKPTSRHLAALLPAWGLEERARLIVGDFLRVAPRLAEDGPYDVVFVDPPYPKGLIDRSLEIVAQCKLVAPDGRVVAKQHHKEALVAPVGLSIVDQRTYGDSKVTFLTARDTT from the coding sequence ATGCGAATCACCGGCGGAGAACTTCGCGGCCGGCGTTTGCATACCCCGGCTTCCAAGTATTTGCGACCGGCCTTGGAGCGGGTTCGGGAAGCGATCTTCAACATTCTCGGACCGCGGCTGGACGGCGCGAGGGTGCTCGACAGCTTCGCCGGCACCGGTCTGTTGGGGCTGGAATGTCTGTCGCGCGGTTCGGCTTTTGTGACCTTTGTGGAGTTGCACAAGCCGACGAGCCGGCATCTGGCGGCGTTGCTGCCCGCCTGGGGGCTGGAAGAGCGCGCGCGCCTGATTGTCGGCGACTTTCTTCGGGTGGCGCCGCGTTTGGCTGAGGACGGGCCGTACGACGTGGTATTTGTCGACCCCCCTTATCCAAAGGGACTGATAGATCGTTCGTTGGAAATCGTTGCCCAGTGCAAACTCGTGGCGCCCGACGGCCGGGTCGTGGCCAAGCAGCACCACAAGGAAGCGCTGGTTGCCCCGGTGGGGCTTTCAATCGTGGATCAGCGGACTTACGGTGATTCGAAAGTTACCTTTTTGACGGCGAGGGACACAACATGA